In Thioalkalivibrio paradoxus ARh 1, the following are encoded in one genomic region:
- the carB gene encoding carbamoyl-phosphate synthase large subunit, whose protein sequence is MPKRTDIQSVLILGAGPIVIGQACEFDYSGAQACKALREEGFRVILVNSNPATIMTDPEMADAVYIEPVDWRVVARVIEKERPDALLPTMGGQTALNCALDLAKQGVLEQYGVELIGANEDAIDMAEDRDRFRQAMTEIGLATPTAFIAHSWEDAQKVQPEIGFPVIIRPSFTLGGSGGGIAYNREEFEEIVKGGLDLSPTNEVLLEESVLGWKEFEMEVVRDQADNCIIICSIENFDPMGVHTGDSITVAPAQTLTDKEYQILRNASIAVLRKIGVETGGSNVQFAVNPDDGRLIVIEMNPRVSRSSALASKATGFPIAKVAAKLAVGYTLDELRNEITGGLTPASFEPSIDYVVTKIPRFTFEKFPQAQARLTTQMKSVGEVMAIGRTFQESLQKALRGLEIGVDGLDEKVDLNADDVVERLRTLLANPGPERVFNVADAFRAGLSIEDVFALTAIDRWFLAQVHQLIEIERGVRDRFLNDLSAAELFDLKRRGFSDRRLARLLNETEKAVRKQRHALGVHPVYKRVDTCAAEFATTTAYLYSTYEEENEAEPTDREKIMVLGGGPNRIGQGIEFDYCCVHAALAMREDGYETIMVNCNPETVSTDYDTSDRLYFEPLTLEDVLEVVAVEQPKGVIVQYGGQTPLKLARDLEAAGVPIIGTSPDSIDLAEDRERFQHLLQKLDLRQPPNRTARSEDEAEKLAAEIGYPLVVRPSYVLGGRAMEIVRDESDLKRYMRDAVSVSNDAPVLLDRFLDDAIEVDVDAICDGQDVFIGGIMEHIEQAGVHSGDSACSLPPFSLPDHLQDEMAEQVRRMALGLKVVGLMNTQFAIQGDNIFVLEVNPRASRTVPFVSKVVGLPLAKIAARCMAGQSLKSQDLHAPVRPDYYAVKEAVFPFAKFPGVDPILGPEMKSTGEVMGVGRSFAEAFAKSQLGAGVRLPARGKAFVSVRDIDKSSALAKVGRRLGELGFEVLATRGTAAFLQEQGVEVTVVNKVTEGRPHIVDMIKNDEISFIVNTVEGKQATADSYTIRREALMHKVSYTTTIAGALATVQALDHLEFENVFRLQDLHDEALRGRSEA, encoded by the coding sequence ATGCCCAAGCGTACCGATATCCAGAGCGTGCTGATCCTCGGCGCCGGTCCGATCGTGATCGGCCAGGCCTGCGAGTTCGACTACTCGGGGGCGCAGGCCTGCAAGGCGCTGCGCGAGGAAGGCTTCCGGGTGATTCTGGTGAACTCCAACCCGGCGACGATCATGACCGACCCGGAGATGGCCGACGCGGTGTACATCGAACCGGTCGACTGGCGCGTGGTCGCGCGCGTGATCGAGAAGGAACGGCCGGACGCGCTGCTGCCGACGATGGGCGGGCAGACCGCGCTGAACTGTGCGCTGGATCTTGCCAAGCAGGGTGTGCTGGAGCAATACGGTGTCGAGCTGATCGGCGCGAACGAGGACGCGATCGACATGGCCGAGGATCGCGACCGCTTTCGCCAGGCGATGACCGAGATCGGGCTGGCGACGCCGACGGCGTTCATCGCCCACAGCTGGGAAGATGCGCAGAAGGTGCAGCCCGAAATCGGCTTCCCGGTGATCATCCGGCCTTCGTTCACGCTTGGCGGCTCCGGCGGTGGCATTGCCTACAACCGTGAGGAGTTCGAGGAGATCGTGAAGGGCGGTCTCGACCTGTCGCCGACCAACGAGGTGCTGCTCGAGGAATCGGTGCTGGGCTGGAAAGAGTTCGAGATGGAGGTCGTCCGTGATCAGGCGGACAACTGCATCATCATCTGCTCGATCGAGAACTTCGACCCGATGGGCGTGCACACCGGCGATTCGATCACCGTCGCGCCGGCGCAGACGCTGACCGACAAGGAATACCAGATCCTGCGCAACGCCTCGATCGCGGTGCTGCGCAAGATCGGCGTCGAGACCGGCGGTTCCAACGTGCAGTTCGCGGTGAATCCCGACGACGGCCGGCTGATCGTGATCGAGATGAACCCGCGTGTCTCGCGCTCGTCGGCGTTGGCGTCAAAGGCGACTGGTTTCCCGATCGCGAAAGTCGCGGCGAAACTCGCGGTGGGTTACACGCTGGATGAACTGCGCAACGAGATCACCGGCGGCCTGACTCCGGCGTCGTTCGAGCCGTCGATCGACTATGTCGTCACCAAGATCCCGCGCTTCACCTTCGAGAAGTTTCCGCAGGCGCAGGCGCGCCTGACGACGCAGATGAAGTCGGTCGGCGAGGTGATGGCGATCGGCCGCACCTTCCAGGAGTCCTTGCAGAAGGCGCTGCGCGGGCTCGAGATCGGCGTCGACGGGCTCGACGAGAAAGTCGACCTGAACGCCGACGACGTCGTCGAGCGGCTGCGCACCTTGCTGGCGAACCCGGGCCCGGAGCGCGTATTCAATGTCGCCGATGCCTTCCGGGCGGGCCTCAGCATCGAGGACGTGTTCGCGCTGACCGCGATCGACCGCTGGTTCCTGGCGCAGGTTCACCAGCTGATCGAGATCGAGCGCGGTGTGCGCGACCGTTTCCTGAATGACCTGAGCGCTGCCGAGCTGTTCGACCTGAAGCGCCGCGGTTTCTCCGATCGGCGCCTGGCGCGGCTGTTGAACGAGACCGAGAAAGCAGTGCGCAAGCAACGCCACGCCCTCGGCGTGCATCCGGTGTACAAGCGCGTGGACACCTGCGCGGCCGAGTTCGCGACGACCACCGCGTACCTGTACTCGACCTACGAGGAAGAGAACGAGGCCGAGCCGACCGACCGCGAGAAGATCATGGTGCTCGGCGGCGGGCCGAACCGGATCGGGCAGGGCATCGAGTTCGACTACTGCTGCGTGCACGCGGCGCTGGCGATGCGCGAGGATGGTTACGAGACCATCATGGTCAACTGCAACCCGGAGACCGTGTCCACCGACTACGACACTTCGGACCGGCTGTACTTCGAGCCGCTGACGCTCGAGGACGTGCTCGAGGTGGTCGCGGTCGAGCAGCCCAAGGGCGTGATCGTGCAGTACGGCGGGCAGACGCCGCTGAAGCTCGCGCGCGACCTCGAGGCGGCCGGCGTGCCGATCATCGGCACCTCGCCGGACTCGATCGACCTGGCCGAGGACCGCGAGCGCTTCCAGCATCTGCTGCAGAAGCTGGACTTGCGCCAACCGCCGAACCGCACCGCGCGCAGCGAGGACGAGGCCGAAAAGCTCGCGGCCGAGATCGGCTATCCGCTGGTGGTGCGGCCGTCGTACGTGCTCGGCGGGCGCGCGATGGAGATCGTGCGCGACGAGAGCGATCTGAAGCGCTACATGCGCGACGCGGTGTCGGTCTCCAACGACGCCCCGGTGTTGCTCGACCGCTTCCTCGACGATGCGATCGAGGTCGACGTCGACGCGATCTGCGACGGCCAGGATGTGTTCATCGGCGGCATCATGGAACACATCGAACAGGCCGGCGTGCATTCCGGCGATTCCGCCTGCTCGCTGCCGCCGTTCTCGTTGCCCGACCACCTGCAGGACGAGATGGCCGAGCAGGTCCGTCGGATGGCGCTGGGGCTGAAGGTCGTCGGCCTGATGAACACGCAGTTTGCGATCCAGGGCGACAACATCTTCGTGCTGGAGGTCAACCCGCGCGCTTCGCGCACGGTGCCGTTCGTGTCCAAGGTGGTCGGTCTGCCACTTGCGAAGATCGCGGCCCGCTGCATGGCGGGCCAGAGCCTGAAGTCGCAGGATCTGCACGCGCCGGTGCGGCCGGACTACTATGCGGTGAAGGAGGCGGTGTTCCCGTTCGCGAAGTTCCCGGGCGTCGATCCGATCCTCGGGCCGGAGATGAAGTCGACCGGCGAGGTGATGGGCGTCGGCCGCAGTTTCGCCGAGGCGTTCGCGAAGAGCCAGCTCGGCGCCGGCGTGCGTCTGCCGGCGCGCGGCAAGGCGTTCGTGTCGGTGCGCGACATCGACAAGAGTTCCGCGCTGGCCAAGGTGGGCCGCCGGCTCGGCGAACTGGGCTTCGAGGTGCTGGCGACCCGCGGTACCGCGGCGTTTCTGCAGGAGCAGGGCGTCGAGGTGACGGTGGTGAACAAGGTCACCGAGGGCCGCCCGCATATCGTCGACATGATCAAGAACGACGAGATCAGCTTCATCGTGAACACCGTGGAAGGCAAGCAGGCGACGGCGGATTCGTACACGATCCGGCGCGAGGCCCTGATGCACAAGGTCAGCTACACGACCACGATCGCCGGCGCGCTCGCGACCGTGCAGGCGCTGGATCATCTGGAATTCGAGAACGTGTTTCGACTGCAGGATCTGCACGACGAGGCCCTGCGGGGAAGGAGTGAGGCATGA
- the carA gene encoding glutamine-hydrolyzing carbamoyl-phosphate synthase small subunit, producing MSAPAVLVLEDGTVFHGQSVGAAGETVGEVVFNTSMTGYQEILTDPSYARQIVTLTYPHIGNVGTTPEDDESAKVHAAGLIVRDVPPLVSNWRSRESLPDFLMRHGVVAIAGIDTRRLTRILREKGAQNACLQGGEVDTGRALEQARAFPGIKGMDLAREVSTANRYEWLDGPWRLDGPAPQLPPDQAEFHVVAYDFGIKHNILRMLVGRGCRVTVVPAETPADDALALEPDGIFLSNGPGDPEPCDYAIATIRRFCAEKRPVFGICLGHQLLGLASGASTVKMKFGHHGANHPIQDLRSGRVMISSQNHGFAVDEANLPETLVATHRSLFDGSLQGIARSDCPAFGFQGHPEASPGPHDVAPGFDEFIAAMRTARG from the coding sequence GTGTCCGCGCCCGCTGTGCTCGTCCTCGAAGACGGAACCGTGTTTCATGGCCAGTCGGTGGGGGCGGCCGGCGAGACGGTCGGCGAGGTCGTGTTCAACACCTCGATGACCGGCTATCAGGAGATCCTGACCGACCCCTCCTATGCCCGCCAGATCGTGACGCTGACCTACCCGCACATCGGCAACGTCGGCACCACCCCCGAGGACGATGAGTCGGCCAAAGTGCACGCGGCCGGGCTGATCGTGCGCGATGTGCCGCCGCTGGTCAGCAACTGGCGCAGCCGCGAGTCGCTGCCCGACTTCCTGATGCGCCACGGCGTCGTCGCGATCGCGGGCATCGATACCCGCCGGCTGACGCGGATCCTGCGCGAGAAGGGGGCACAGAATGCCTGCCTGCAGGGCGGCGAGGTCGATACCGGCCGGGCGCTGGAACAGGCGCGCGCGTTCCCGGGCATCAAGGGGATGGATCTGGCGCGCGAGGTCAGTACCGCGAACCGCTACGAGTGGCTGGACGGTCCCTGGAGGCTCGACGGCCCGGCGCCGCAGTTGCCGCCCGACCAGGCCGAATTTCACGTGGTCGCGTACGATTTCGGCATCAAGCACAACATCCTGCGCATGCTGGTGGGCCGTGGCTGCCGCGTGACCGTGGTGCCGGCCGAGACCCCGGCCGACGACGCGCTGGCGCTCGAACCCGACGGGATCTTCCTTTCGAACGGTCCCGGTGATCCGGAGCCCTGCGACTACGCGATCGCGACTATCCGCCGATTCTGCGCGGAGAAGCGCCCGGTGTTCGGCATCTGCCTCGGGCACCAGCTGCTCGGGCTCGCGAGCGGAGCCAGCACGGTCAAGATGAAGTTCGGCCACCACGGCGCGAACCACCCGATCCAGGACCTGCGCAGCGGCCGGGTGATGATTTCCAGCCAGAATCATGGCTTCGCGGTCGATGAGGCCAACCTTCCCGAAACCCTGGTGGCCACCCACCGTTCGCTGTTCGACGGCTCGCTGCAGGGGATCGCCCGCAGCGACTGCCCGGCGTTCGGTTTCCAGGGCCATCCCGAGGCGAGCCCCGGGCCCCACGACGTGGCCCCCGGCTTCGACGAGTTCATTGCCGCGATGCGTACCGCGCGCGGCTGA
- a CDS encoding antibiotic biosynthesis monooxygenase, with amino-acid sequence MYVTLVYVHVKAECADAFIAATRENHLASTCEPGNRRFDVLRDAADPARFVLYEAYASAADAQAHKDTPHYRAWRDAVAPMMAEPRAGVAYVGLFPQEP; translated from the coding sequence ATGTACGTTACCCTGGTCTACGTTCATGTGAAGGCGGAATGCGCCGATGCCTTCATCGCGGCGACGCGCGAGAACCACCTCGCGTCCACATGCGAACCGGGCAATCGCCGCTTCGACGTGCTGCGCGATGCCGCGGATCCGGCGCGCTTCGTGCTGTACGAAGCCTACGCGAGTGCGGCCGATGCCCAGGCACACAAGGACACCCCCCACTACCGTGCCTGGCGTGACGCGGTCGCGCCGATGATGGCCGAGCCGCGCGCCGGCGTTGCCTATGTCGGCCTTTTCCCGCAGGAACCCTGA
- the dapB gene encoding 4-hydroxy-tetrahydrodipicolinate reductase gives MTRIAIAGVGGRMGQALLQAVTEHPDAQLGAASERAGSRLLGQSPAAQATGVQVVADLASVADAFDVLIDFTQPEATAEHAALCRAVGKRLVVGTTGLSAAQQAQLERAAEAVPVVFAPNMSVGVNLTFKLVELAARVLGDSVDIEIIEAHHRHKVDAPSGTALRLGRIVADTLGRDLETDAVYGREGQTGARDRRTIGFATVRAGDIVGEHTALFAADGERVEITHRASSRQTFASGAVRAAVWLSTQPPGLYDMQDVLGLR, from the coding sequence ATGACGCGGATCGCGATCGCGGGAGTGGGGGGGCGCATGGGCCAGGCCCTGTTGCAGGCGGTAACGGAACACCCCGATGCCCAGTTGGGCGCCGCGAGCGAGCGGGCCGGGAGCCGGCTGCTGGGGCAGTCGCCGGCCGCGCAGGCCACGGGCGTGCAAGTGGTTGCGGACCTGGCCTCCGTCGCCGATGCCTTCGATGTGCTGATCGATTTCACGCAACCCGAGGCCACCGCGGAACACGCGGCGCTGTGCCGGGCAGTTGGCAAGCGGCTGGTGGTCGGAACCACCGGGCTCTCGGCGGCGCAGCAGGCGCAATTGGAGAGGGCCGCGGAGGCCGTTCCGGTGGTGTTCGCCCCGAACATGAGCGTCGGCGTGAACCTGACCTTCAAGCTGGTGGAACTGGCCGCCAGGGTGCTCGGCGATTCGGTGGACATCGAGATCATCGAGGCCCACCACCGGCACAAGGTGGATGCGCCCTCCGGTACTGCGCTGCGGCTGGGGCGTATCGTCGCGGACACGCTTGGGCGGGATCTGGAAACCGATGCGGTGTATGGTCGCGAGGGCCAGACCGGCGCCCGCGACCGGCGTACCATCGGTTTCGCCACGGTCCGGGCGGGCGACATCGTCGGCGAACACACGGCGCTGTTCGCTGCGGACGGCGAGCGCGTGGAAATCACTCACCGCGCCAGCAGCCGGCAGACCTTCGCCTCGGGTGCGGTGCGTGCGGCGGTGTGGCTCAGCACACAGCCGCCCGGCCTCTACGATATGCAGGACGTGCTGGGCCTGCGCTGA
- a CDS encoding MFS transporter — MTPHVRLSSFYFFYFASIGAFMPYWGPYLAERGFTGAQIGELMAIVLATKIVAPNVWGWLADRSGVRMPIIRWGALAALVGFAAVLLHSGYWWLAAVMAVFSFFWNAILPQFEAVTLRTLGRDSHRYALVRLWGSVGFIVAVAALGWLLGRVALGWLPWIVLALLAGLYLTSLQVREPREADHSGDGMRPLAAVLRRPEVIALLAACFFMQASHGPYYAFFTLYVEEQGFSRAVAGQLWALGVAAEVLLFLVMPRLILRFGAWVLITLALLLTTLRWWLLALVPETLPALLFIQLLHAASYGVYHAAAISLIHVYFPGRLQGRGQALYSSLSFGLGGAVGALGSGYLWDGVGPASVYVFAALLAAVGALVSVAGMLRTGTR, encoded by the coding sequence GTGACCCCGCACGTCCGTCTGTCCAGCTTCTATTTTTTCTATTTCGCCAGCATCGGGGCGTTCATGCCCTACTGGGGCCCCTACCTCGCCGAGCGCGGGTTCACCGGGGCGCAGATCGGCGAATTGATGGCGATCGTGCTGGCGACGAAGATCGTTGCACCGAACGTCTGGGGCTGGCTCGCCGACCGATCCGGTGTGCGGATGCCGATCATCCGCTGGGGCGCGCTGGCGGCGCTGGTGGGCTTCGCCGCCGTGCTGCTGCACTCCGGGTACTGGTGGCTGGCGGCGGTGATGGCCGTGTTCAGTTTTTTCTGGAACGCGATCCTGCCGCAGTTCGAGGCGGTCACGCTGCGGACGCTGGGGCGCGACAGCCATCGCTACGCGCTGGTGCGCCTCTGGGGTTCGGTCGGATTCATCGTGGCGGTGGCGGCGCTCGGCTGGCTGCTCGGCCGGGTCGCGCTGGGTTGGCTGCCCTGGATCGTGCTGGCGCTGCTCGCCGGGTTGTATCTGACCTCCTTGCAAGTGCGCGAACCCCGCGAGGCCGACCACTCCGGAGACGGCATGCGGCCGCTGGCCGCGGTGCTGAGGCGCCCGGAGGTGATTGCACTGCTGGCCGCCTGTTTCTTCATGCAGGCCAGCCACGGTCCGTACTATGCGTTTTTCACGCTGTACGTCGAGGAACAGGGGTTCAGCCGCGCGGTCGCGGGGCAGTTGTGGGCACTGGGCGTGGCTGCCGAGGTGTTGCTGTTCCTGGTCATGCCGCGCCTGATCCTGCGCTTCGGGGCCTGGGTGCTGATCACGCTGGCGTTGCTGCTGACCACGCTGCGCTGGTGGCTGCTGGCCCTGGTGCCGGAGACGCTTCCGGCCCTGTTGTTCATCCAGCTGCTGCATGCAGCCAGCTACGGCGTCTACCATGCGGCGGCGATCTCGCTGATCCATGTCTACTTCCCCGGGCGGCTGCAGGGCCGTGGCCAGGCACTCTATTCGTCGCTCAGCTTCGGGCTGGGCGGCGCCGTCGGCGCGTTGGGCAGCGGCTACCTCTGGGATGGCGTCGGCCCCGCGTCGGTCTATGTTTTCGCCGCGCTGCTGGCGGCTGTGGGCGCGCTGGTGTCCGTGGCCGGGATGCTGCGCACCGGGACCCGGTGA